From Chryseotalea sp. WA131a:
CACTCCTTCGTTTGGTTGCCCAGTTTACCTGTTTATTGGTGAAAAAGACTACCAAACCCACTTTAGCATTGCCCAAGACTACATTACTTCATTAAAAGCAGAAAAAAAGGAGCTGTTTTGGTTTAAAAATTCAGGGCATAATCTTAATCTTACAGAACCGAAGAAATTACAAGCGATTATCATTTCACTTACCCATAATTAACCCCGTATGAAAAAAATAGGAATACTACACGGCATGGAACGTTCGTTTCCCGAGGCTTTTGTTGAACGTGTCAATAAGGCTGGCCTGAAAGATATCAAAGCCGAACCTGTAATAATTGACATGGTGGCGCAAGGCCAAAGTGATGAATATGCCGTCATCATTGACCGAATTTCGCAAGATGTTCCGTTTTATAGGGCGTTTTTAAAGAACGCGGCCAGCACGGGTACAGCTGTCATCAACAATCCATTTTGGTGGAGTGCAGATGAAAAGTTTTTTAACAATGCCTTGGCCGTAAAAATTGGAGTGCCCGTTCCGAAAACGGTTATCCTCCCATCGCACGAACGCCCTACCGACACCAGCGATTCTTCTTTTTCGAATTTGAAGTTTCCGTTGAGTTGGGAAAAAATATTCGATCACATCGGTTTCCCTGCATACATGAAGCCGCATGCTGGTGGCGGATGGAAAAGTGTGTACAAACTCAATAATATGGATGATTTCTTTAAGTCCTATAGCGAAACAGGTCAACTGGTGATGATGCTTCAAGAAGAAATTATTTTTGAGGACTACTTCCGTTGCTACTGCTTGGGAGGCAAGTATGTGCGCATCATGCAATACGAGCCACGCAACCCTCACCACCTACGTTATCAAAGCAACAATGGCCCCGCTTCTGAAAAGTTATTGAAAAAAGTACACGACTATGTGTTGCAATTATGCCATTCCTTAGGGTACGATTTCAATACTGTGGAGATGGCCGTGCGCAACGGCATTCCTTACGCCATTGATTTTTGCAATCCAGCACCCGATGCCGAAGTAACTTCAGTAGGGCAAGAGAATTTTGAATGGGTAGTCGAGCACGCCACCAAAATGGCCATCGAGCGGGCACAGATGCAAAAGCCTGGTCAAGATAATTTGACTTGGGGCACATTTGTAAGAGATGGTGTAACTAACTTCCAAAAAAATACCAGGCCGGTAAATTCAGAAACAACAGAAGAAAAACCAAAGGAATCAAAACCAAAAATAGAAAAGGCAACAAGGGCTAAGTCAAAAAAGTAATGCTCAAAGTGCTTGCTAAACCCATTAATGCTTAATCTGTGAATCTGTGGAAAAAAAAGTAAATAATAGTAATGGAAAAGTTTACACTTGGCGTTGAAGAAGAGTACATGGTGATTGACCCAGAGACCCGGGAGTTAAAATCGCACGATCAAAAAATTGTCGAGCTAGCGTCAAAGTCGTTTAACGACCAAGTGAAAGCGGAGATGCACCAAGCCGTGGTAGAGGTAGGCACGGGCATTTGCACGGATACCGAGCAGGCTCGGAAAGAAATCTCACAATTGCGCAGGCACGTAGCCGAGGTAGCTGCGAGTTTGGGTTTGCGAATCGGTGCTTCGGGCACGCACCCCTTCTCGCACTGGAGCAAGCAGTTGATTACGCCTAACCCGCGCTACGATGCCATCGTGAACGAAATGCAAGAAGCGGCACGCTCCAATTTAATTTTTGGATTGCATGTGCACGTGGGCATCAAAGACAAAGACATGGCCATTCACATCATGAATACCGTGCGATACTTTTTGCCACATGTGTATGCGTTGTCTTCCAACTCACCTTTTTGGGAAGGCCGCAACACCGGTTTCAAGTCCTTCCGAACAAAAGTGTTTGACAAATTTCCACGCACGGGCATCCCCGATGCATTCAATAGTTGGGATGAGTTTAAGAATTATGTGAACCTGCTCATCAAAACCAATTGTATTGATAACGCTAAAAAAATTTGGTGGGATGTGCGCGTACATCCATTCTTTGACACAATCGAATTCCGGATTTGCGATGTGCCCATGCGTGTGGAGGAAAGCATTGCCATCACGGCTATCTTTCAAGCCTTGGTAGTGAAGTTGTACAAATTGCGAATGGAAAACATGAGCTTCATCATGTACAGTCGAGCGCTGATCAATGAAAACAAATGGCGCGCCTCACGCTATGGACTGGATGGCCGTTTAATCGATTTCGGTATCCAACAAGATAAAGATACGCGTGATCTGATTCGCGAGTTATTGGAATTTATTGACGATGTGGTGGACGAACTGGGTAGTCGCAACGCTATTCAATATGTTCATAAAATTTTGCATGAAGGCACTGGTGCCGACAGACAATTGGCTGTTTTCGCCCATACCGGAAGTTTAGAGCGCGTGGTGGATTATATCGTTGAGCAAACCGTGCATGGTGTATAAATTTTATTGACTAGCATCTCCATAACCTTGAAAGAAAATCAAAATCTAAAACTCGCTATTCTGGACATGTACGAAGGCATGCCGAATGAAGGCATGCGAAGCATTCGTCAATTAGTAGAAGAATTGGGGGCCGATCTTCATATACCCTTGCACTATCAGGTTTTTCAAACTCGCCTCAACGGTGAAATACCAGACTTGAGTTTCGATGCCTTTATTTCAAGCGGTGGACCCGGCAGCCCGTTGGATAGTGAAGGCTCTTATTGGGAAAGAAAATATTTTGGATTGATGGATCAGCTTCATCATTACAACCAAGAAAACCCAACAACAAAAAAGCATGTATTATTGATCTGCCACTCGTTTCAAATTTATTGTCGCTACTACGAGTATGGTATGGTTTCCAAACGCAAGTCTACTTCATTTGGGGTAATGCCCATGCACAAAACGTTAGAAGGTCATCACGATCCGCTTCTTCGCTCGTTGGGTGATCCTTTTTGGGCGGTTGATTCGCGCGACTATCAGATTACGGAACCAAATGTTGAAAAGATAAAAGAAAGAGGAGGTGCTATTTTATGTATTGAAAAATACAGGCCCACCGTAGAGTTGGAGCGGGCGGTAATGGCTGTACGTTTTGATGAAGCTTTTTTTGGCACACAGTTCCACCCCGAGGCAGATGCCGTGGGTATGCGCATGTACTTGCTTCGTGAAGACAAAAAAGAATTGGTAATCGAAAAGCACGGTGAGAAAAAATATTGGGAAATGCTAGATCACCTAAACGACCCTGATAAAATCATGCAGACCAACCGAGCCGTCTTACCACGATTTTTAATGATGGCTTTTCATCATCGGTTAAACGCTGTAGCGATATGATTGCACTGGCACGCGAACATTTCAACAAACAATTCTCGGAAGAGAAATACCAACAATTTTTACAATCGCTAAATGCCGAATACAACTACACCATTCCCTTTCGCGTAGCGGAGACGCCTGTTTTTGTTGGTGCCGAATTTAGAGACAAGCTTTTCAAGGCATCGGACGAAATAATCGATGTTTTGGTCCGGCCAGATTATCGAAAATTAATGGAGAAGGCTTTGCCCGCTCATCTTAGTGTTCCGCGCGAAACGAACCACACACTTTTCCTCGCACTTGATTTTGCTGTTTGTTCAGAAGTCAATCACGAACTTGTTCCTCGCTTGATTGAACTGCAAGGATTTCCTTCGTTGTTTGGCTATCAAGATTTTTTAGGGAATAAATTTCGCGAGCATTACAACATCGATTCATCCTATCACTTTCATTTTGGAAGAGATTCGCAATCGTACTGGCAGTTGATGAAAAAAGTAATCGTGGGCAATCATTTACCAGAAAATGTAGTCTTGCTGGAAATTGATCCCCTGAAGCAAAATACCACTATCGATTTTTTGATTACTCAAAAACATTTGGGCATTCATTTGCTTCACATTGGCGATGTAATCGTTCGCGGAAAAAAGCTATTCTATAAAAAAGAATCCAAAGAAATTCCTATCCATCGAATTTATAATAGAGTCATCTTTGATGAACTGGTTCAACGAAAAGACCTACCAACACAATTTCACCTTACGGAAGATGTGGATGTGGAATGGGCCGGTCACCCCAACTGGTTTTTTAAAATCAGCAAATACACCATGCCTTTTTTAAAATCGGAAGCAGTTCCAGCATCAAGGTTTTTAAGTGAGTTTAATTCCTATCCAACAGATTTAGAAAATTACGTGCTGAAGCCACTCTTCTCGTTTTCGGGTAGTGGCGTTATTTTTAACGTGACACAAAAGGATGTAGATGCCGTGCCTGAACAGGAGCGTTCAAATTTTATGCTTCAACGCAAAGTACATTACGAACCGATTGTACAAGCCACTGATGGATTTGTGAAGGCTGAAATTCGTTTGCTTTACATTTGGGAAGAAGGCAAGCCACGCCCCGAACTCGTCACCAACTTAGCAAGACTTAGCAGAGGCGAAATGATTGGTGTAAAATATAACAAGAATAAAACGTGGGTGGGCGGAACCGTGTGCTTTTTTGAGCAGTAACAGATTCCGTCATTTTCAATTGATTCACTTTCAAAATACGGATGTCCTCTCATCATTTTGTAAAAGAAGACCAGGAACCTGCACTAATCATTGCCTCGGTCACGCATCAAACATTTGAAAAGATAAAACCTTTGTTGGAATGGAGCCCAAGAATAATTGTCCACTACGCTACCCTCGATTCGATATTGAATTGGGGTATCAAATTTGATGGCGTAATTTGCACCGCTGCCTTGAAATCATCCTTTGAAAAAAAATTAGCCAAATACGAACCATTGGAGTGGTTTATTTATTCAACAAGCTTTTTGCAAGAAACCATAGCGGAAGTGATGACCCGAAATATAGCAGCGGTTCAAATAATGGATGCACAGGAAGATTATCCGTTAGCCGAACTTGAAAGGTTAAAGATTCATTCATTCACACTGTTGACCGACTCGGTACGGTGGTCGTTGATCAAAAGCAAAAAATGGCGCAAATGGTTGCCCGCCAACAGTTTGATCCATGTTTATGTTGCTGGTAAAACTGAAACAATTTCTACGGCCAAAGCAGATTCACTTTCCATTGAAAAAGAAACTATTTTTTGGATTGGCGAACCATACTAATATGGGTTAATCCAAAAACTACCCGTATTTTTGATCTCCATGATTGCTTATACTGAATTTACTTTGGCCAACGGATTAAAAGTGATTGTTCACGAAGATCCCTCTGTGCAAATTGCGGTGCTCAACATTTTGTATGATGTTGGTTCGCGAGATGAAGACCCGAGCAAAACAGGCTTTGCTCATTTGTTTGAACATTTAATGTTTGGAGGCTCTAAAAACATTCCCAGCTATGACGAGCCCCTTCAACTGGTAGGTGGAGAAAATAATGCCTTTACCAGCACAGACATCACCAATTATTATTTAACCGTTCCTGCTGCCAACATTGAAACAGGTTTTTGGTTGGAGAGTGACCGTATGATGAGTCTTTCTTTTGACCCAACGGTGTTGGAAGTGCAGCGCAAGGTGGTGATTGAAGAATTTAAACAGCGCTACTTAAATCAACCTTACGGTGATGTTTGGCTAAAACTTCGACCGCTTACATACACCACCCATCCTTACAAGTGGGCCACCATCGGTAAAGAAATTAGCCATATTGAAAACGCTACGCTAGATGATGTCCGTGATTTTTTCTTTTCCCATTACTTGCCAAACAATGCTGTGTTGGTAGTAGCGGGGAATGTTAAAGTAGATCATGTAAAGAAGCTAGCAGAGAAATATTTTGCGCCCATTCCTGCAGGAAAAAAACCAACACGCAAATTGCCGCAAGAGCCGCTGCAACAAAAGAAGAGAATCTTATCTGTTGAAGCCAAAGTTCCTGCCAACGCCCTTTACAAAACATGGCACATGAGCGGTCGGTTCAATAACGATTATTATGCCTCCGATTTTATTAGCGATATGCTCAGTCGTGGGCAATCGAGCAGATTGTATCAGCACTTGGTAAAAGAAAAAGAAATATTCACGTCCATTTCATCTTTTATAATGGGCACGGTAGACCCTGGGCTGATGGTAGTGAGTGGCCGGGTGAAGGAAGGCATTTCTTTACAAGATGCCGAAGGAGAATTAGAACATGTGATTGAAGATTTTAAAAATACGGTAAGTGAACAAGAGCTTGAAAAAGTGAAAAATCAAGCCGCGGCCACATTGGCATTTGGCGAAGTAGAAGTACTGAACCGCGCTATGAATTTGGCATTTGCTTCCCTTTCGGGAGATGCGGGATTGGTAAATCGAGAGAGTTCAATTATTGAATCGGTTAAGCTCGAGGATGTTCAAAAAATTGCGAAAGAAATAATACGAGAAGATAATTCGAGCGTGATGTACTATCAAGCTTTGAGCTAAACAAAAAAAAGTTGCCATGAAACTTCGTGTAGGCTTAGGTTTTGATGTTCACCAATTGGAAGAAGGAAAAGACTTTTGGTTGGGTGGAATAAAACTACCCGCCACCAAAGGTGCCGTTGGCCACTCCGATGCCGATGTGTTAATCCATGCGATTTGCGATGCGCTATTGGGTGCTGCCAACATGCGCGATATTGGTTTTCATTATTCAAACAAAGACCCGCAATGGAAAGGAAAGGACTCCAAATTCTTTTTGCAGGATGTCACCCAAAAGCTTTTAGAGAAAGGTTGGAATATTGAAAATGTAGACTGCACCATTGTGCTCGAAAACCCAAAAATCAATCCGCACATTGGCGAAATGAAAAAAGTGCTCGCTCCGTTGATGAATCTTACGGAAGAGGATGTCTCCATCAAAGCAACCACCAATGAAACGATGGGATACGTGGGGCGAGAGGAAGGCGTGAACGCGATGGCGGTGGCCTTGATTGCAAAAAAGTGAGCCTTCAAATTATTCAAACAAAAGACGGGTCAAGTTCAATTTTTAATTCAGACCTAAACGAACCCTACCACTCTATACACGGAGCCATTCAAGAATCGCGGCACGTCTTTATCAAAAATGGTTTAGACTATTTGTTTCAAAAAAGTCAGCCGGATTCCATTTCCGTTTTTGAAGTTGGCCTGGGCACCGGGCTAAACGCGTTGCTTTCACTAGCGTTCGCGATTCAAAATCGTGTGAAGATCCATTACTCTTCCATCGAAGTATTCCCAATCGATTCAGTGCTTGCCGCTCAACTAAATTATCCTGCTTACATAGAACTCGAAAACTCATTTGACTATTTTCAAAAAATCCACTCTTCAGCTTGGAATGAAAAAAAATCTTTGCACCATTATTTTGACTTATTGAAAATTCAACAAACCCTTCAATCTTTTACATTTGATCAAAACAAGTATGGCCTCTTTTTCTTTGATGCCTTCGCACCTGAGAAACAACCCGACATGTGGCAGATGAACGTGCTAAAAAAAGTTACAGATGCTTTAAAACCAAATGGCTTTTTAGTAACCTATTGTGCGAAAGGTCAATTAAGACGAGACTTGCTTTCGTTGAATTTAAAAGTGGAGAAATTGCCCGGTCCACCGGGCAAGCGAGAAATGATTAGAGCAATTAAGGTTTAAATACCAGATGCAATTAATAAAGCGCACGACTGCGTACTGCCGTCTGCTTACTGCTTACTTTTCAAAACTACCCCAACGCCTCCACTTCCTCCACTTCCTCTGGCATCATTTTTTTGAAGAGATTTTCAATGCCTGCTTTCAACGTAATGGTTGATGAAGGGCATCCGCTGCAGGAACCTTGCAATTTCACTTTTACTTTTTTTCCTTCTATGGAGTGAAAAGTAATCGCGCCACCGTCTTGCTCCACAGCAGGGCGGATGTATTCATCCAATATGGTTTTTATTTTTTTTACTGTTTCGGTTTCCTCCAGTTGTTCGCCTTCTGAATCCCTACCATCTAACAGCAATTTTCCTGATTCCAAAAATGATTGAATGTGCTTTTTAATGGTCTCTTGCACTTCAATCCAATCCACGTCTTCCTTTTTGGTAACGGTAACAAAGTTGCTCATGTAAAACACGCGATCCACAAACGGATACATAAAGAGCTCTTGCGCCAATGGGGCTGATTCTGCCGAAGCCTGATTTGGAAAATCGAAGCTCATGCCATCCGGAATCAGCATTTCGTTTACCACAAATTTGAGCGAATTGGGGTTGGGGTTCGATTCCAAGTAAATATGAATGGCTTTGGGCACAGCTTTTAACATAAAATTAGTTTTTGAAGGAACAAAAGTAGCCAAATAAAGTTCGCTCCCGAAGACAATTTTAAGATGCCTTCTGTGCCCTTCACATGTTTGGCCGTGAAAGTCAATTGACCTTGATCAGCTCTAGTTCGAATACCAATGTTGAATAAGGTGGTATTTGAGGACCATTGCCACGATCGCCATATCCAATCTCCTCCGGAATAAATAAAATCCATTTGTCACCCTCGTGCATCAACTGAAGGGCTTCTACCCAACCAGCTATTACCTGCGTTACTCCAAAAGTAGCAGGACTGCCGCGTTGCACCGAGCTGTCAAAAACGGTTCCATCCAATAATTTACCGGTGTAATGAACAGTTACTTTGTCATTGGTCGTTGGCACTTTTCCTTGACCTGCGGTAATCACCTGATATTGCAAACCACTGGCCGTAGTGATCACACCTGGCTTGGTTTTGTTTTCAGCTAGAAAGCGTTTGCCTTCTTCGCGTGCCTTTATCGATTTCAGCATGGATGCCTCTTGCATGTATTGCTGCACCGTGTTGGAGCATTCTTGTTGGAGCATCAACAACTGCTTGTTCTCAAAGACATCTTTGATACCCGCTATCATCACATCTAGCGAGAGCGAATCGCCTCCCTGTGCTTTCACGTTAGATGCTATCAAAACACCCAAGCCATAGCTTGCCTTTTTGTGTTTATCGGTTAACCGAATGGCAGGTTTTTTTAGTTCCTCAATTTCCTTTTTGAGATTTTGTGTTTCTCCTTTTAATTGAATGACTTGACTTTGAAGTTCTTTCTTGGATTGCGCAAAGACAAAAGCGTTAACGACAATCAGAATAGATGTTGCTATGAAATTCTTCATTGGTTTTCTTTATAATAAGCCGGCAAATAACGGAAATCTTTTGGACTAAAATTAAGCTGGAAGAAAGTCACTGAATTTTTATAGGTTACCAATGCCTTTCCAATTGTGAACGCTAAATTCTTTATAGTTCTTTCCTGCTTCTCCAGAATACACCAATTGCCCGCCAATCTGCCCTGTTAATTTCTCCCAATAATTCAAGCCTTTAAAAAAATCCATATTAAGTGTGGCGGCTGACTTTATCTCCACCGGAATTTGCGTACTTCCGTTGTCAATCAGAATGTCTACTTCGTTACCGCTACTGTCACGCCAATAATAAAGGTTGCTACGCAGGCCTTTGTTGTATCGGTTCTTCAACAACTCAATCACAATAAAATTTTCAAACAAAGCTCCGCGATAACCATGATTGGTTAATTCATTCGAGTTTTTGATGCCCAATAAATAACAAGCCAACCCTGTATCATAAAAATAGAGTTTCGATGATTTTATCAATCGCTTATTGAAGTTTTTGTAATAGGGTGGTAGGGTGTGCACAATATAACTTGCCTGCAAAACACCCAGCCACGATTGAACCGTTTTGTGGTCAACACCCGTCTCGTTAGCAAGGTTAGTTAAATTGATTTGCTGTCCGATGCGTCCTGCACAAAGAAATAGAAATCGTTGAAAGGTGGTTAGGTCGGAAATATTTTTTACCAATCTCACATCGCGCTCTACGTACGTGCGCACATAGCTAGCAAACCAAATCTCGGGGTTTGTTCGATCATGCACAACAGAGGGATAGCCACCTAAAAAAATATTTTCCTCAACGGTTCGTGGTGGTAGTGGACACATTTCACTTTCGTGGATAGAGAATGGTAGTAAATCTAGGTAGCCAACCCTTCCGGCCAGCGATTGGGAAATAGATTCAAGCAATAAAAAATTGTTTGAGCCGGTAAGCACAAATTTTCCCCTTTCATCGCTTGAATCTAAAATGCCTTGCAGGTAAGAAAACAGTTCAGGGGCTTTTTGTACCTCATCTAATATTGCGCCTTGTGGTAAGGAAGCCAAAAACCTTACAGGATCGGCCAACGCCAAATTTCTGTCGGTCGGATTTTCAAGAGTGATGTATGGCTTATCAGGAAAGAATGATTTTGTCAAGGTGGTTTTTCCACTCTGACGAGGCCCTGTGATCGCTATGGCTTTAAAGGAAGCAGCAATCTCCTGCAGCAAAACAGATGCTTGTCTAGCAATCATTCATGCAATTTGGGAATTAAATTCCCAAATTGCAAAGTAATTTGATAGTCAATAAGTTATGATGATTTTTCTGCCTCTACAAGTGAGTTTTCCCACTTACTGACCACGGCCGTGGCAATGCTATTGCCCACCACATTGGTGGCACTGCGACCCATGTCAAGAAGCGGATCTATACCCAAAAGCAACGCAAGGCCTGCCTCAGGAATATTGAAGGTGGTTAATGTTCCCGCAATCACCACCAACGAAGCGCGTGGAACTCCCGCAATTCCTTTGCTGGTGAGCATTAGCACCAACAACATGCTGATCTGTGTTGAAAGAGGAAGATCAATTCCGTACGATTGTGCGATGAACAACGAGGCGAACGTCATGTACATCATGCTGCCATCCAAATTGAATGAATAGCCCAGTGGCAGTACAAAACTCACGATCTTATCTTTGCAACCAAACTTTTGCAATAGCTCCATCGTTTTTGGAAAAGCAGCTTCGCTACTGCTGGTGCTAAAGGCAAGTAAAATGGGCTCACGCATTTTTCGAAGCAACTCAATCACGCGCTTGCCAATGATCAGCGCGCCTGCCAACGCGAGCACAATCCACAAAATCAACAAGCCCGAATAAAATTCAGTGATGAAAATGGAATACGTTTTAAGAATGCCCAATCCTTGCTTGGCAATGATGGCTGTCATGGCACCGAACACAGCCACGGGTGCGAAATTCATGACATAACCCGTTACTTTAAGAATCACATGAGCGATCGCATCCATTGCTTTGATTACGATTTTTCCTTGTTCGCCAATAGCCGCAGTAGCTACGCCAAAGAAAAGAGAGAACACCACGATTTGGAGAATTTCATTTTTGGCCATTGCATCAATTACACTGGCAGGGAAAACGTGATACAAAAAATCATTTAGTGATAGACTGTTATGTGCCAAGCCGATGTCGGTTCCTGCATCGGGCAACGGCAACTTCATGGCAATGCCCGGCTGAAAAATGTTTACTAAAATCATCCCCAACAAAAGGCTGGTGAGCGAGGCACCCACAAACCACAGCAATGTTTTGCCGCCAATCCGTCCTACCGAATTGATATCGCCCAACTTGGCCACCCCAACCACCAATGTTGTAAACACTAACGGTGCGACAATCATTT
This genomic window contains:
- a CDS encoding dicarboxylate/amino acid:cation symporter, with the translated sequence MESPQPKTKSRLTLYIIIALFVGIGLGFALNKSYVADENKKLESIEVNIQQIQHQLSQSKDSLASIQLEQKKKSITKERSAIIAARDKKVEPFSVLADIFLRLIKMIVAPLVFTTLVVGVAKLGDINSVGRIGGKTLLWFVGASLTSLLLGMILVNIFQPGIAMKLPLPDAGTDIGLAHNSLSLNDFLYHVFPASVIDAMAKNEILQIVVFSLFFGVATAAIGEQGKIVIKAMDAIAHVILKVTGYVMNFAPVAVFGAMTAIIAKQGLGILKTYSIFITEFYSGLLILWIVLALAGALIIGKRVIELLRKMREPILLAFSTSSSEAAFPKTMELLQKFGCKDKIVSFVLPLGYSFNLDGSMMYMTFASLFIAQSYGIDLPLSTQISMLLVLMLTSKGIAGVPRASLVVIAGTLTTFNIPEAGLALLLGIDPLLDMGRSATNVVGNSIATAVVSKWENSLVEAEKSS
- a CDS encoding FKBP-type peptidyl-prolyl cis-trans isomerase, which encodes MKNFIATSILIVVNAFVFAQSKKELQSQVIQLKGETQNLKKEIEELKKPAIRLTDKHKKASYGLGVLIASNVKAQGGDSLSLDVMIAGIKDVFENKQLLMLQQECSNTVQQYMQEASMLKSIKAREEGKRFLAENKTKPGVITTASGLQYQVITAGQGKVPTTNDKVTVHYTGKLLDGTVFDSSVQRGSPATFGVTQVIAGWVEALQLMHEGDKWILFIPEEIGYGDRGNGPQIPPYSTLVFELELIKVN
- the mnmD gene encoding tRNA (5-methylaminomethyl-2-thiouridine)(34)-methyltransferase MnmD, with protein sequence MSLQIIQTKDGSSSIFNSDLNEPYHSIHGAIQESRHVFIKNGLDYLFQKSQPDSISVFEVGLGTGLNALLSLAFAIQNRVKIHYSSIEVFPIDSVLAAQLNYPAYIELENSFDYFQKIHSSAWNEKKSLHHYFDLLKIQQTLQSFTFDQNKYGLFFFDAFAPEKQPDMWQMNVLKKVTDALKPNGFLVTYCAKGQLRRDLLSLNLKVEKLPGPPGKREMIRAIKV
- a CDS encoding carboxylate-amine ligase, which translates into the protein MEKFTLGVEEEYMVIDPETRELKSHDQKIVELASKSFNDQVKAEMHQAVVEVGTGICTDTEQARKEISQLRRHVAEVAASLGLRIGASGTHPFSHWSKQLITPNPRYDAIVNEMQEAARSNLIFGLHVHVGIKDKDMAIHIMNTVRYFLPHVYALSSNSPFWEGRNTGFKSFRTKVFDKFPRTGIPDAFNSWDEFKNYVNLLIKTNCIDNAKKIWWDVRVHPFFDTIEFRICDVPMRVEESIAITAIFQALVVKLYKLRMENMSFIMYSRALINENKWRASRYGLDGRLIDFGIQQDKDTRDLIRELLEFIDDVVDELGSRNAIQYVHKILHEGTGADRQLAVFAHTGSLERVVDYIVEQTVHGV
- a CDS encoding ATP-binding protein; this translates as MIARQASVLLQEIAASFKAIAITGPRQSGKTTLTKSFFPDKPYITLENPTDRNLALADPVRFLASLPQGAILDEVQKAPELFSYLQGILDSSDERGKFVLTGSNNFLLLESISQSLAGRVGYLDLLPFSIHESEMCPLPPRTVEENIFLGGYPSVVHDRTNPEIWFASYVRTYVERDVRLVKNISDLTTFQRFLFLCAGRIGQQINLTNLANETGVDHKTVQSWLGVLQASYIVHTLPPYYKNFNKRLIKSSKLYFYDTGLACYLLGIKNSNELTNHGYRGALFENFIVIELLKNRYNKGLRSNLYYWRDSSGNEVDILIDNGSTQIPVEIKSAATLNMDFFKGLNYWEKLTGQIGGQLVYSGEAGKNYKEFSVHNWKGIGNL
- a CDS encoding 2-C-methyl-D-erythritol 2,4-cyclodiphosphate synthase — translated: MKLRVGLGFDVHQLEEGKDFWLGGIKLPATKGAVGHSDADVLIHAICDALLGAANMRDIGFHYSNKDPQWKGKDSKFFLQDVTQKLLEKGWNIENVDCTIVLENPKINPHIGEMKKVLAPLMNLTEEDVSIKATTNETMGYVGREEGVNAMAVALIAKK
- a CDS encoding insulinase family protein, whose product is MIAYTEFTLANGLKVIVHEDPSVQIAVLNILYDVGSRDEDPSKTGFAHLFEHLMFGGSKNIPSYDEPLQLVGGENNAFTSTDITNYYLTVPAANIETGFWLESDRMMSLSFDPTVLEVQRKVVIEEFKQRYLNQPYGDVWLKLRPLTYTTHPYKWATIGKEISHIENATLDDVRDFFFSHYLPNNAVLVVAGNVKVDHVKKLAEKYFAPIPAGKKPTRKLPQEPLQQKKRILSVEAKVPANALYKTWHMSGRFNNDYYASDFISDMLSRGQSSRLYQHLVKEKEIFTSISSFIMGTVDPGLMVVSGRVKEGISLQDAEGELEHVIEDFKNTVSEQELEKVKNQAAATLAFGEVEVLNRAMNLAFASLSGDAGLVNRESSIIESVKLEDVQKIAKEIIREDNSSVMYYQALS
- a CDS encoding NifU family protein: MLKAVPKAIHIYLESNPNPNSLKFVVNEMLIPDGMSFDFPNQASAESAPLAQELFMYPFVDRVFYMSNFVTVTKKEDVDWIEVQETIKKHIQSFLESGKLLLDGRDSEGEQLEETETVKKIKTILDEYIRPAVEQDGGAITFHSIEGKKVKVKLQGSCSGCPSSTITLKAGIENLFKKMMPEEVEEVEALG
- a CDS encoding homoserine O-succinyltransferase yields the protein MYEGMPNEGMRSIRQLVEELGADLHIPLHYQVFQTRLNGEIPDLSFDAFISSGGPGSPLDSEGSYWERKYFGLMDQLHHYNQENPTTKKHVLLICHSFQIYCRYYEYGMVSKRKSTSFGVMPMHKTLEGHHDPLLRSLGDPFWAVDSRDYQITEPNVEKIKERGGAILCIEKYRPTVELERAVMAVRFDEAFFGTQFHPEADAVGMRMYLLREDKKELVIEKHGEKKYWEMLDHLNDPDKIMQTNRAVLPRFLMMAFHHRLNAVAI